ACGAGTACTCTGTTTGGAAGCTTCCTGTCATTATGGATATAACTCTGTCCACAAAAGCATCGAACTGGTTTGTTATAAATTAAGCAAGCTAACAAGGGGGGTGATGTGATGTGATGTGATGACTATTAAAAGCAGCAGACAAGTTGCAGGCCTTCTTTGTTCTTTCTTGACAGGCCAGCAGACGTGTTGGAGgccttctttgtttttcttgataGGTTGAATGTAAATTGAATGCCTTCTAAGATAGAAAAAGTACAAGCAAGGTCTGGCATATTAAGTTATTCTTACACTTAACCGATCTAGATAATGATCTTAGGCCAAATCTGTACACATGAATGCATAATTAAGAtcagtattttaaaattttactccATCTGGCATGGAAGGTACGTTGATAGAGGCTTATCCTCATTGCCAACTGAAAGGTCAGGATACTTCCAAACATCACGATGCCTTCAACTGTTGTTTCCTGCCCAGAGTAGCGTAACAACTAGGCAGTTTTTCCTGCATTATCAGAATTGCTCTCCTTGGAGCTATAACATTATGATATATGGATAATACATGAGCTGGGTAGTTTTGTAAACTAGACAGAATGTTGCTGATTGGATCAGGCATTGCTATATATACCCTAGTAGACACCTTGATTTGCATCAagcatttaatacaattgcacagagagagaaacagagggagagagagaatgaaGATTTTGGGCTTAAAGGCATCTTTGCTCCTAATGGCCATTCTCCTTTTCACAGATTGTTTGATTGTGGAAGGCCAGGCTTGTCACCCAAGTGGCAAGATTAGGGGTAAGAAACCCCCTCCTGGGGAATGCAACCAAGGCAATGACTCCGATTGCTGTAAAGAAGGAAAGCTTTACACGACATACAAGTGTTCTCCAACCGTATCTAGTCATACCAAGGCATATCTAACTCTTAATGGCTTTCAGAAAGATGAAGATGGTGGTGCTCCGTCTGAATGTGACAACCAGTACCACTCTGATGACACGCCGGTTGTAGCACTGTCAACTGGATGGTACAACAAAGGGAGCAGGTGCTTAAACAACATCACTATAAGTGCTAATGGGAGAAGTGTAGTGGCCATGGTAGTGGATGAGTGTGACTCAACTATGGGATGTGACAGTGACCACGATTATCAGCCTCCCTGTACTAACAACATTGTTGATGCCTCAAGAGCTGTGTGGAAAGCCTTGGGGGTGCCTCATGACCAATGGGGAGGGCTAGATATAACTTGGACAGATGCTTAATTTCATGAAGTTGTTTCTGTTTGCGAGTGTGGTTTGTGTAGCTGCtgctatttttatttcttattatctATCCTGTGAGTGGCAGAATGTAATcttcatatttaatatattgtGATAGATAATACTTCATCTATTGAAACATCTGTCTAGTTAAAATCCTTTATGGACGAACACGGCATGAAGATGTTGAATCAGGAGAGAGTCACGTAGATAAGCCAATGAAACACCCAGTCTGAAGTGAAGTTtacaatgaagaaaagacaaCTATTACACTCTATTGCAGACACAAACTTCAATAACAATGCTAAATAGagcaaaaaatggttttaagaaAGACTAATGCTTTGTCTTTTATTCATCTTCCAGAGGAACTTGGTAGGGCTTCTTGTCATTGTGAGCCTAATTCATCATCCCAACAGCCAACTGGTTGGCAATAAATTAAGCAAGCTAACAAGAGGGTACTCACCAATCACCATGGCCAGCTGAAACAgtagggtattttcaaattttctgatTCCAACTACTAGTGTTTCCTACAAATACTCAATAGCAAAACAGCTCAATCTTTTTCCCACGTCGTTGGAATGCCCCTCCTGGGAACCATAATGGTATGCGATGTAGAGAACATACGTACCTGGTAGCTTTGCAAGTTGAGTACACCGACTAGAAACCTTATTTCCATCAAGCATTCAACAAACTACAAAGAGAAAGAGGCACAGAGAGAAATAGAATGAAGACTTTTGGCTCAAAAGCATCTTTTATCTCACTAGCCATTCTCCTATTTGCACATTGTTTGGATGTCGAAGCTCAGTCTTGTCACCCAAGTGGAAAGATTAGGGGTAAGAAGCCTCCTGGATAAATGACTGAAATGCTAACAGGAGAAGTTTGGTCGACATGGTGGTTGATGAGTATGATTCAACTATGGGATGTGACAATCACCATGATTAACAGCCTCCATGTGCTAACAATACTCAAAATCTGTGTGGAAGCCTTGAGCAGGCCCCACCACAACTGGTTCGACATCTACCTCCAAGCAGTTAGTTATGTTTTAAAATGGTTGCTTGTTATTGCCTAGCATGTTGAATGTTGTCTTGAATTTCTTACAGAATACAAGTACTAAATATACTGAATTTTGCTTAAAGATCTTTGTGGCTGAATGAAGTCCAAGATGTTGAATCTGCAAGCTATCAAATATCATCAATACTGGCCTTAGTATCCTATCGATAACTGACTATAAGGATGGAAATGTGATCAGATGATCATTGCAAAAACACTGATAAATCAGCAATCTTCTACACTACCCATTTCCTCAATTCAATGGAAGAAAGAATAGCAATTTCTATAAAAGAATTTCACTAGAATTTGTTTCATCTGAAGATCTGGTGATTCATACTGTTAAGAATGTATCAAATCCTAGTGAAATTCTTTTATAGAAATCCCAGTGAAGTAAAGCAGTCTCAGTTTGCTTCTGTCATAGATTAATCAAACTTTGAAAGGCAAAGTATTCAGAATCAGAGCAAGATCGATTCAAAGATCTTCCTTCTGGATAGTTATGCAGATCAAACCTCCAGTCTAAAGACTAGCAGTCTGCCATTTTTGTTCATGTGTCGATCAAAATTTGGACGAAGGGCTTGTCATTGACAATCTAATTCAATTTCCTGGAACAGAAACCAGGTGGTTACAACTAGTGGACAAGAAAGTGATGTGGTAGGATGACTATTAAAAGTAAATGGTACATTGGAGGCTTCAAAGTTATCTGCTTTAACAAGGGGCATATAAGATATAACAACTTCCCGTCTAGTATGTTCTATTGTGTATAGATTAATTTAGCATCCTGCCACAAGACTGTAAGAAGAAGAATTATAAGGATTAGTAATTTAAATTTTCCTCCATTTGCCGTGGCAGTTGTTTTGATAACAGGAGTTCCTCACTTTCTGCAGAAAAGGTTAGGTTCTTTCAAAGGCTGT
The sequence above is drawn from the Vitis riparia cultivar Riparia Gloire de Montpellier isolate 1030 chromosome 15, EGFV_Vit.rip_1.0, whole genome shotgun sequence genome and encodes:
- the LOC117932162 gene encoding uncharacterized protein LOC117932162, producing the protein MKILGLKASLLLMAILLFTDCLIVEGQACHPSGKIRGKKPPPGECNQGNDSDCCKEGKLYTTYKCSPTVSSHTKAYLTLNGFQKDEDGGAPSECDNQYHSDDTPVVALSTGWYNKGSRCLNNITISANGRSVVAMVVDECDSTMGCDSDHDYQPPCTNNIVDASRAVWKALGVPHDQWGGLDITWTDACRPSGKIRGKKPPPGGCNQENDSDCCVQGKLYTTYKCSPAVSSHTKAVLTLNSFEKGGDGGAPSECDRKYHSDDTPVVALSTGWYNKGSRCLNNITISARGRSMVAMVVDECDSTMGCDEDHDYQPPCPNNIVDASKAVWEALGVPLADWGELDITWSDA